The sequence below is a genomic window from Ipomoea triloba cultivar NCNSP0323 chromosome 10, ASM357664v1.
ACGAACCTCCCGTACACTAGTAGGGTAAGGCAAAGATTTAATAACGTCTACCTTAGCTCTATCCACTTCAATTCCTTTAGAAGATACTACGTGACCCAAAATAATGCCTTGATCAACCATGAAGtgacatttttcaaaatttaaaataaggtTTGTTTCAATGCATCTTTCGAGCACTTTTGTGAGGTTAGCTAAACATGCATCAAAGGAATCGCCATACACTGTAAAGTCATCCATGAATACCTCTATAAAAATCTCTACAAAATCTGAAAAGATACTAACCATACACCTTTGAAATGTAGCAGGAGCATTGCAAAGACCAAAGGGCATCCATCGAAATGTAGCAGGAGCATTGCAAAGACCAAAGGGCATCCATCGAAATGCAAAGGTGCCAAATGGGCAGGTGAAAGTAGTCTTTTCTTGGTCTTCAGGTGCAACTGGAATCTGATGAAAACCTGAAAAACCGTCAAGGCAACAATAATGCGAACGACCTGCTAAACGTTCACCGTCAAGGCAACAATAATGCGAACGACCTGCTAAACGTTCAAgcatttgatcaataaaagggagtgggaaatgaTCTTTCCTAGTCGATGCATTTCATTTCCTGTAATCTACACACATTCGCCACCCATTTTGTATACGAGTGGGTACCAACTCTCCATCATCATTTTCTATCACTGTTATACCTGTTTTCTTTGGGACAACGTGCACAGGACTTACCCATTTGCTATCCGAAATTGGATAGATTATACCTGCATCAAGGAGTTTCAGGATCTCTTTCTTAACCACTTCCATCATGGGTGGGTTCAATCGGCGCTGGGGTTGTTTAGAAGGTTTACAATCGTCTTCCAATAATATCCGGTGCATACAAGTGGAAGGGCTCAATCCCTTAATGTCAGCTATagtccaacctatagcttcctTATATTCTCTAAGCACTCGGACCAACTTTTCTTCTTCCAATGTAGACAATTTGTTGGAAATTAGCACGGGAAGAGTCTCTCCATCCCCTAAGAATGCATACTTTAGATGATCTGGCAATGGTTTCAGTTCTATCTTTGGGGCCTGTATAACAGAAGGATGGAGTTTTGTGCTAGATGTAGGCAATTCAATATAATGAACATTACATTGAATTGGCTTTAGTGATTCCAACTCATGAACAATATCCTGCAActcaaaattcaaagaaaactgATTCATGATTTTCTTTAATCCATCTGGGGTAAAATTCATGTTTAGTGCAACCTCTAAGGCATCATTATCAGTCAAATAAGAAATTTTCTGCACGAGAGGGTCGACAGCATCTATTAGAGAAACATGTGACACATCATCAGGATATTTCATGGCATTATAAATGTTAAACTNTAATAAGATCAATGAAGAATTTGGAGAATTGTCTTCTTCCATGTCTAACACATAAAAATCAGCTGGAAAAATCAATCCATCAACTTGTACTAAAACATCATCCAGAACCCCGACAGGATAAACATTAGATCTATCAGCAAGTTGAACAATTACACCAGTTTCTTTTAAGGAACCAACATTTAAAGATGAGTAAATAGATAAAGGCATCACATTAATTGAAGCTCCTAGATCTAACATTGCTTTTTCAACGTTAACATTTCCAATTTTGCAAGGGATAGTGAACATACCTGGATCTTTGCATTTAGGAGGCAACTTTTTTTGTAAAACGGCAGAAATATTTTCTCCCATGCTCACCATTTCATTgccttttaattttcttttattggTGCACAACTCCTTGAGAAACTTAGCATATCGAGGAATTTGTTTAATAGCATCTAGTAAAGGAATATTTACCTCAACCTTTCGAAATGTCTCAagtatttctttttgttcttccACCTTTTTTGATTTTGCCAATCTACTAGGAAAAGGAGGAGGAATTACCAAAGTCTCTGGGCTTTCTTTGACAAGTTTTTGATCATTTTGGGGTGGATGGACTTCTTTTTCATCTCGATTGTGTTTGCTTCTCACTGGAGTAGGTTCTGGCAACTCTTTTCCACTTCTCAAGGTAACTGCACTTGCATTTTGCTTCGGATTTACAATAGTTTGTGAGGGTAACTTACCTTGAGATTCCAATCTACTCACGGTAGATGCTAGCTGGCTCATCTGACTTTCTAAGTGTTGAatacttgttcttgtttcttgctGAAATTGTTGTGTTTGCTGTTGAAATTGCTGTGTGTTAGTGGCAAGTGACTTAACAATATCCTCCAATGACATACTTGAATTAGCAGATGGTTGttgtgaagatgaagattgttgtTGAATAGGTTGTCTAGGCTGAAACTGTGGAAACTGTGGACGTGGCTTGTAGCTGAAATTTGGATGATCCCTCCATCCTGGATTGTACGTATTTGAATAGGGATCATAATTTCGTTGTGGTTGGCCTGGAAACCCTCCAATTGCGTTAGCTTGCTCACAAGAATCATATTGAAGTGTCGGACACATGTCAGTTTGGTGTCCAGTAGCAGCACATATCCCACAAGCTTTTACCTGATGCGTACCTCCTAGAGCTAACTGTTGAACAAGAGTAGTTAAGTGAGATACTTTATTCTCAAGAGAAGAAACGTTTACCTCATTCACCCTTCTAGAAGGTATGTCCTGTCTACATCCAAATTGTTGTGAATTGGCAGCCATTATAGATATCAAATCTCTAGCTTCACGAGGAGTTTTGTTCACTATAGCGCCTCCACTAGCCGCATCCATCATCTTTCTTTCCATGGAAAGCAATCCCTCATAAAAGTATTGAATGAGGAGCTGTTCAGAAACTCCATGTTGAGGGCAACTTGCACACAATTGCTTGAAACGTTCCCAGTACTCGTGGAGAGTCTCTGTGTCTCTTTGTTTGATGCCACATATTTCCCTTCTAATGCTGGCAGCTCGTGATGCTGGgaaaaacttttcaagaaataatttTACCATTTCATCCCAAGTGTTTATTGAGCCCGAAGGAAGGTAAAATAACCAATCCTTTGCTCTATCGGCTAATGAGAATGGGAAAGCACGTAGTTTGATTTGATCTTCCGTCACTCTTTGCGGTTTGAAGCTCGAACACACCACGTGGAACTCCTTTAGGTGCTTATGCGGATCTTCATTTTCAAGACCACGAAATGTTGGGAGTAGTTGAATCAAACCCGACCTTAATTCAAAACCAACCTCTAAGGCAGGATGTTGAATACAAAGGGGTTGTTGATTTAGATTTGGTGCAGAAAGCTCCCTTAAAGTTCTTTGTTCTTCAGCCACTACTTGTTGTTCGGCCATTGTTTGCTCTTTTTCAGAATCGCAACAAGATGCAATTGATTCAGTTGTGGTAGTTGATTGAACAGATGTTGATGAAAGTACTCTACTTTTACGTAATCTAGTCTCCTTTCTTAACTTCTTAGCAGTCTTCTCAATCTCAAGATCGTATTGCAATTGACCCGTACGAGAAGAACGtggcataaaaataaatctaattgaCACCAATCcctggcaacggcgccaaaaatttgatgggtgtcgaaaccaacaaataataaatacttactcttaagaattgtaatagtgacgagtaaggtcgtacccacagagattggttagacttatctttaacaataaatttaataaataatgaaatgagaatcgaaacttaaatagcaacaataaaatggaaaatggaaaataatatcaaacagcaaataattatcaagaaaatgtcaatggcaaatagtatccaacccaaggaataatatcagcttaattctaacaagacagatattgatatgcaagccaaactaactttactctttactagattggttatggttattaacaagctctaacaacctgtctttccttacttcgtcggtaattaaaacaagctctttaattacttccctagctaataaacaaccctaaacaagctcttaggatttaatttactaatagcattatcgaattagaaagactaccaatcttagccaacaaactcataagctcggttcatttaagctagactatatatctccataacacaaaacgaaaatcagttataatcaaattgtgctatttgctactaacatcaaaacacttaaacaattacggattcaaggttctgactagcaatataataacttgacaattgaacaatgggccctattgcGTCAATTAACCAAgcattaattcatatatatgaatataacggaagatatatagataataaagcgcaAAGAATAATTaaggctaaataaagcttactggtcttgtagaatcaaacttccataatccttgaattggaaaaataagaactcagcaGGACATCGCAGGGAGTctttacaaataaatataaattgattcTATACAAACTGATGATGTCTACTGAAAACCTACGTTCCAATTTATATTAATTCTGGAACAATTTTGTCCGTAAAAGAAACTTGTGGTCGAAATCATAGTAATTGAAACCGTCCACACACGTCGCACGTAGCTGTCCGATTCCGCCGCTGCAGTACGTGGAGTCGTCGCCGCAAGCTAGTTCGTTGGATCGCTGCAACCTACGTAcgtaagtaaaaaataaatgaaattaaaactaaaaacaaGTTGGGCCTACgtactaaaaaacaaaagaaaataaaataaaacttaaaaacatataataaaataaagggtAGAAGTTTGGGTTGCtgaattcataatataataaaacaaataaaataatttagtaggttaaattaacaattaacaatttaatataaagaaacaagattagtccaaaaatatttattaaccataattattaacataattattatattagtataaaatataaaataaagtttaaaataaatataatgtaaaataaataaaactaatttattatagaaattaatttaaattaaatataaaaatagtgcttatcaatAACAATTAGAATCAAATTTATCTATACATGATAACTATCTATTTACTTTCTTAATTTAGTCTTTGTGAACTAGGATCACATTTTGTATAAATCAAAAAGCTGCATTAAACTATTATTCTCCTCGTGGTCAAACTTTTAACCACACCCGTAGCCATCAAGGACGAAACGCCATGCGGCGAAACTATGCCAAATAGCTTGAATTGATTAGATGAATTTTAAAACGATGCTGTAATTTGGGAAAACATTTTAACTTAATCTAAAATAAATGATTCAActtaaattgattaaatttatatattttgtaatttttaacagaaaataatatattttttttcttaagttaaAAAATCTTTGAAGTATTTTTATACGCCTATAGGAATAGGAATAGTTAGTTATGAGaagtattgtattattagaaTTAGATGAACATTTTAATCGGACTTATTGTATTATTCGAATTAGGAATAAATTAGaatatgaattattatattactagAATTAGTTAGACTTTAGGAATGCAATGTTATATCTCGATGTATAGTTAAAGTGAACCAGaacaataatacaattatttaaatattttttcttacattcgATCTTTATATTCTCTTCTTCCAATTCTTTATTAGAACTGCCACTTACTTGAAGTAATGTCTGTTTGATACACTGTCATATCAATTGGTGCTTTCTTTCATTAAATTGTAATAGACTAATTTAATTGTGTTGCAAAACTAATTATTGACTAACTGATAATTTGGAGGACCAACTTGGTAGGTTTCACAATATTGCCCTAAATTCAACATATAATCACACTTTTCAACGGCTTGCCAATTCATTATATTTGAGAAATTAGAATCGTTCATCGCatctcaatatatattattctacaTTTGTTGATTTGTAGACACTCTTGAATTCAATTTATCAATGACCCAAACTGATTCATAGCAAGGTGTCTTCAAAAAGTGGTCAGAAGTTCATATATGATAAAGATCTTCATGGATGGGCTTTGTTAATCACAACCTTTATGCGTAACTTGAATGCGAGAGTACAATTAACAATGAATCGCATAACTTGAATGCGAAAGTACAATTAACAATAAATCgcatgtaaatcaaatcaatcaaCTAAATAATGTTAATGatcatgaatttttaattaacacAAATAAGGATAAAacttacttgattccattgaAAATCTcagagaaaaattaaa
It includes:
- the LOC116032324 gene encoding uncharacterized protein LOC116032324 encodes the protein MAEQQVVAEEQRTLRELSAPNLNQQPLCIQHPALEVGFELRSGLIQLLPTFRGLENEDPHKHLKEFHVVCSSFKPQRVTEDQIKLRAFPFSLADRAKDWLFYLPSGSINTWDEMVKLFLEKFFPASRAASIRREICGIKQRDTETLHEYWERFKQLCASCPQHGVSEQLLIQYFYEGLLSMERKMMDAASGGAIVNKTPREARDLISIMAANSQQFGCRQDIPSRRVNEVNVSSLENKVSHLTTLVQQLALGGTHQVKACGICAATGHQTDMCPTLQYDSCEQANAIGGFPGQPQRNYDPYSNTYNPGWRDHPNFSYKPRPQFPQFQPRQPIQQQSSSSQQPSANSSMSLEDIVKSLATNTQQFQQQTQQFQQETRTSIQHLESQMSQLASTVSRLESQGKLPSQTIVNPKQNASAVTLRSGKELPEPTPVRSKHNRDEKEVHPPQNDQKLVKESPETLVIPPPFPSRLAKSKKVEEQKEILETFRKVEVNIPLLDAIKQIPRYAKFLKELCTNKRKLKGNEMVSMGENISAVLQKKLPPKCKDPGMFTIPCKIGNVNVEKAMLDLGASINVMPLSIYSSLNVGSLKETGVIVQLADRSNVYPVGVLDDVLVQVDGLIFPADFYVLDMEEDNSPNSSLILLXFNIYNAMKYPDDVSHVSLIDAVDPLMD